In one Bacillus thuringiensis genomic region, the following are encoded:
- the pepF gene encoding oligoendopeptidase F, whose product MTELKDRLQVADIEKWDLTDIYHTIEDWESDFHKIEVLTKELHEFNGNIHDGNSLLAYLTKSEEISSIISLMFAYARLQSDLDTRDTDAQSLVDKVSQLHVKVSAAKSFFSPFLLSIDENTLHSYIEETEGLQYYKEDLFELYRYKKHVLNKDQEEILSQMGEALSSPQHTFGMLNNADILFGEVTTDDGEKVNLTRGMYAKLIEDTNREKRKEAYKAYYKPYVQLKNSIASTLSAAIKNNVTVSKLRHYPSALEKSLFGDMVPKEVYENLIDTTKKNIQTLHTYNEIRKEKLNVDELRQYDLGVDLVEGAKQDIPYSEAFDIMIASLAPLGEEYIETLKSFKDKRYIDVRETPGKRSGAYNFGVYGVHPFILLNHHDDLNSLFTLTHECGHGMHTHYSHGYQPRISAHYSIFVAEVASTVNEVLLIHYLLKEAKETNVRNHLVNHFIEKFKGTFFTQIMFAEFEKITHEMAEQGKPLNAQVFSEIYEKLFKEYNGDSLVFDEEVKYGWARIPHFYRPFYVYKYATGFASAIQIADKLLRGDPNAQKNYIEFLKGGSSDYPLNLLKKAGVDLTTREPIESALKQFTQLVEEFSAL is encoded by the coding sequence ATGACAGAACTTAAAGATCGATTACAAGTAGCTGATATAGAAAAATGGGATTTAACAGACATTTACCATACAATTGAAGATTGGGAAAGTGATTTTCATAAAATTGAAGTATTAACGAAGGAATTACACGAGTTTAATGGAAATATTCACGATGGCAATAGTTTATTAGCTTATTTAACGAAGAGTGAAGAAATTTCTAGCATAATATCTTTAATGTTCGCTTATGCACGATTACAATCTGACCTTGATACACGCGATACTGACGCGCAATCTCTTGTCGATAAAGTATCACAATTACACGTGAAAGTAAGTGCAGCTAAATCTTTCTTTTCCCCCTTCTTACTTAGCATAGACGAAAACACATTACATTCTTACATAGAAGAAACAGAAGGCTTACAATATTATAAAGAAGACTTGTTTGAATTATATCGTTATAAAAAACACGTATTGAATAAGGACCAAGAAGAAATTTTATCACAAATGGGTGAAGCTCTTTCCTCTCCACAGCACACATTTGGTATGTTGAATAATGCAGATATATTATTTGGTGAAGTGACGACTGACGATGGAGAGAAAGTGAACTTAACACGCGGAATGTATGCAAAATTAATAGAAGATACGAATCGTGAAAAGCGTAAAGAAGCTTATAAAGCATATTACAAACCATATGTTCAGTTAAAGAATTCCATCGCATCTACTTTATCCGCTGCTATTAAAAATAATGTTACTGTTTCGAAGCTAAGACACTATCCATCGGCGTTAGAGAAATCATTATTTGGCGATATGGTTCCGAAAGAAGTATATGAAAACCTAATTGATACAACGAAAAAAAACATTCAAACATTACATACATACAATGAAATTCGAAAAGAAAAATTAAACGTAGATGAACTAAGACAATACGACCTAGGCGTCGATTTAGTAGAGGGTGCAAAACAAGACATTCCATATAGTGAAGCATTTGACATTATGATTGCATCACTAGCTCCTTTAGGAGAAGAATATATTGAGACATTAAAAAGTTTTAAAGATAAACGATATATAGACGTAAGAGAAACACCAGGAAAACGTTCTGGTGCTTATAACTTTGGTGTATACGGTGTTCATCCTTTCATTCTTTTAAATCATCACGATGATTTAAACAGCCTGTTCACTCTTACTCATGAATGCGGGCACGGTATGCATACGCACTATTCACATGGATACCAACCAAGAATTTCTGCACATTATTCTATCTTTGTCGCAGAAGTCGCTTCTACAGTAAATGAAGTGTTATTAATTCACTATTTATTAAAAGAAGCAAAAGAAACGAACGTGCGTAACCATTTAGTTAACCATTTTATTGAGAAATTTAAAGGTACTTTCTTTACACAAATCATGTTTGCAGAATTTGAAAAAATCACACATGAAATGGCTGAGCAAGGTAAACCATTAAATGCCCAAGTCTTCAGTGAAATTTATGAAAAGCTATTTAAAGAATATAACGGTGATTCACTTGTATTTGATGAAGAAGTAAAATACGGATGGGCTAGAATCCCTCATTTCTACCGCCCGTTTTACGTATACAAATATGCAACTGGATTCGCATCTGCCATTCAAATCGCTGATAAACTATTACGTGGTGATCCGAATGCTCAGAAAAATTATATTGAATTCCTTAAAGGCGGAAGTTCAGACTACCCATTAAACTTATTGAAAAAAGCTGGCGTCGATTTAACAACGCGAGAACCGATTGAAAGTGCATTGAAACAATTCACTCAACTTGTTGAGGAGTTTTCAGCTCTATAA
- a CDS encoding serine hydrolase domain-containing protein, which yields MLKKWLIIFFIFAVFCGSVVTLIHANKGKKYDAKAFSNVNSKQKDVKQEVDANEKKRYEIAAGKLDQYLKDKGFNGSVLVASKDHVILRKGYGYANVKDQVLTTPRTKYRIGSITKTVVAISIMQLKEKGKLNIEDNVNKYIPSFPADKNITLRNLLTHTSGLPEQGQGSVDAASRLKLVTWIGAQTLQFPAGTGWKYTDYNYMVLAYIVEKISNKPLAEYVKENILTPVGMHESGMGATLPEDIFLAEGYTKKDNKLIATPRLKMNWLYGCGEMYTTVEDMKKLDEAIMDGKLLSKQSILDMFSASPARKYGFSFYIYPDYYHNHGVLAGWNTFNNFNWDKRTFVILFSNVQNGMNDAFNQEFRKMANDLIEGKGI from the coding sequence ATGTTAAAGAAATGGTTAATCATTTTCTTTATTTTTGCTGTTTTTTGTGGAAGTGTTGTTACACTAATACATGCAAATAAAGGAAAAAAATATGATGCAAAGGCATTTTCTAATGTAAATAGTAAGCAAAAAGATGTTAAGCAGGAAGTTGATGCGAATGAGAAAAAGCGTTATGAAATTGCAGCTGGAAAATTAGATCAGTATTTAAAAGATAAAGGATTTAATGGGAGTGTTCTTGTAGCAAGTAAAGATCATGTCATTTTACGAAAAGGCTACGGTTATGCGAATGTGAAAGATCAAGTATTAACAACGCCAAGAACGAAATATCGCATTGGTTCTATTACGAAAACAGTTGTTGCAATATCTATTATGCAATTAAAAGAAAAAGGGAAGTTGAACATTGAAGACAATGTAAATAAATATATCCCATCGTTTCCAGCAGATAAAAACATTACGTTACGAAACTTGTTAACACATACGTCTGGATTACCAGAACAGGGACAAGGTAGTGTTGACGCAGCATCACGGTTAAAATTAGTAACGTGGATTGGGGCACAAACGTTACAATTTCCAGCAGGGACAGGATGGAAATATACAGATTATAATTATATGGTGCTTGCATATATTGTAGAAAAAATATCGAATAAACCACTTGCTGAATATGTGAAAGAAAATATTTTGACTCCTGTTGGAATGCATGAATCTGGAATGGGCGCAACACTCCCAGAAGATATTTTCTTAGCAGAAGGGTATACGAAAAAAGATAATAAGTTAATAGCCACGCCTCGCTTAAAAATGAACTGGCTGTATGGTTGTGGTGAAATGTATACGACTGTTGAAGATATGAAAAAGTTAGATGAAGCTATTATGGATGGTAAACTACTTTCTAAACAAAGTATATTAGATATGTTTTCTGCATCACCTGCAAGAAAATATGGATTTAGTTTTTATATTTACCCAGATTATTATCATAACCACGGTGTATTAGCTGGCTGGAACACTTTTAATAATTTTAACTGGGATAAACGAACGTTCGTCATATTATTTTCTAACGTCCAAAATGGTATGAATGATGCATTTAATCAAGAATTTAGGAAAATGGCGAATGATTTAATAGAAGGAAAGGGAATATAA
- a CDS encoding MFS transporter — translation MEGGGGIIVLMEERVNSTYKWVMLIFATVAQTTATLITYGVGAFALFWKEEYALTNTEIGLLVSVVNIGPLFCMLFVGRLLDQYNEKLLISISSFLLGGSFLLTNMVNGFNGLLFVLLLVGTFYSVSQPGGSKVIMKWFSKENRGLAMGIRQAGIPIGGTLAGVLIPFLTIKYNMAYAVNSIACICIIGGLLFFIFYKEPYTQEKVKQERSKLSFWMQLKEVMCKKELYAIYITGICMISLQMVLVAHFIKFLVLEQSITPILAGKVFSVMFFSGMVGRVILAATSDLFYKGNRRTLLFITVCISIFFILILVMSIHTITNVLYGVSALLGFFSIGWFSLFITEVAESASEESVGMTVSFALTLNQIAIIAAPALFGYIVDKKGYTYAWLCIVVLLTISAVSLYRKYRK, via the coding sequence ATGGAAGGGGGTGGAGGGATTATTGTGTTAATGGAAGAAAGGGTGAATAGTACTTATAAGTGGGTTATGTTAATTTTTGCGACGGTTGCTCAAACAACAGCGACACTTATAACGTATGGTGTTGGAGCGTTTGCTTTATTTTGGAAAGAAGAATATGCACTTACGAATACGGAGATTGGATTGTTAGTAAGTGTTGTAAATATAGGACCGCTATTTTGTATGCTTTTTGTCGGGCGGCTACTTGATCAATACAATGAAAAGTTGTTAATTTCGATAAGTTCATTTTTACTAGGAGGTTCGTTTTTACTGACTAATATGGTCAATGGATTTAATGGGTTACTTTTTGTACTTTTATTAGTAGGAACGTTTTATAGTGTTTCGCAGCCAGGAGGAAGTAAGGTGATAATGAAGTGGTTCTCAAAAGAAAATCGCGGGTTAGCGATGGGGATTAGACAAGCCGGTATACCGATTGGTGGTACATTAGCGGGAGTATTGATCCCGTTTCTTACAATAAAATATAATATGGCCTATGCGGTAAATAGTATTGCATGCATTTGTATAATTGGAGGGCTTTTATTTTTTATATTTTATAAGGAACCATATACTCAAGAGAAAGTTAAACAAGAACGTAGTAAACTTTCTTTTTGGATGCAGTTAAAAGAAGTGATGTGTAAAAAAGAGTTGTATGCAATTTATATAACTGGCATTTGTATGATTTCATTGCAAATGGTTCTAGTTGCACACTTTATAAAATTTTTAGTATTGGAACAATCAATCACGCCAATTTTAGCTGGAAAAGTATTTTCCGTTATGTTCTTTTCTGGAATGGTTGGTAGGGTTATATTAGCAGCTACTAGTGATTTATTTTATAAGGGGAATAGGCGTACCCTCTTATTTATAACTGTTTGTATTTCTATTTTCTTCATTCTAATATTAGTAATGAGCATACATACAATAACGAATGTATTGTATGGTGTAAGTGCATTGTTAGGGTTCTTTTCAATTGGATGGTTTAGTCTTTTTATAACTGAAGTTGCAGAATCAGCAAGTGAAGAATCGGTAGGGATGACAGTGAGTTTTGCACTTACATTAAATCAAATTGCCATTATTGCTGCGCCTGCTTTATTTGGTTATATTGTAGATAAGAAGGGATATACGTATGCGTGGTTATGCATAGTTGTATTACTAACTATTTCAGCGGTCAGCTTATATAGGAAGTATAGAAAATGA
- a CDS encoding LysR family transcriptional regulator, with product MDIKDLTVFYEVAKEENISHAAKNLNYVQSGVTMRMKQLENELGVPLFYRNGKGVTLTSNGEILLTYAKQIIHLMDQSVKAVQSNGIEPRGTLKIGCTESTTAVRLPSILTAYYEKYPKIELILESNTTEQLIRLVLERKLDGAFIAGSTQHAELHTNIFREEELVLISKKPLSSFKDIGDMNLLAFSHGCYYRNLLEDWLQEEGISPKRVLEFGTIEAILACVKSGMGIAIMMKSILNGHQHDISFNPLPNSFKKVPTTFITRKDIYHSAALQKFMEMTHNA from the coding sequence TTGGATATAAAAGATTTAACTGTATTTTACGAAGTTGCGAAAGAAGAAAACATATCTCACGCAGCTAAAAATTTAAACTATGTACAGTCTGGCGTAACAATGCGTATGAAACAACTAGAAAACGAATTAGGTGTGCCTTTATTTTACCGAAACGGAAAAGGTGTAACTTTAACTTCTAACGGTGAGATTTTATTAACATACGCCAAACAAATTATCCACTTAATGGATCAATCTGTTAAAGCAGTTCAAAGTAATGGGATCGAACCAAGAGGCACTTTAAAAATTGGATGTACAGAATCTACAACCGCTGTAAGACTTCCATCTATATTAACGGCCTATTATGAAAAATATCCAAAAATCGAATTGATTTTAGAATCAAATACGACGGAACAATTGATTAGGCTTGTACTAGAACGAAAACTGGACGGAGCGTTTATAGCTGGCTCTACTCAGCATGCCGAACTTCATACAAATATATTTCGTGAAGAAGAATTAGTTCTCATTAGCAAAAAGCCTTTATCTTCCTTTAAAGACATAGGAGACATGAATTTACTTGCATTTAGTCACGGGTGCTATTATAGAAATTTATTAGAAGATTGGCTTCAAGAAGAAGGAATTTCACCTAAGCGAGTATTAGAGTTTGGAACAATTGAAGCGATACTCGCATGTGTAAAATCAGGTATGGGCATAGCAATTATGATGAAGTCTATTTTAAATGGTCATCAACATGACATATCATTCAACCCTTTACCAAATAGCTTCAAAAAAGTTCCTACTACTTTTATTACTAGAAAAGATATATATCACTCTGCTGCATTACAAAAATTTATGGAGATGACTCACAATGCGTGA
- a CDS encoding DUF3916 domain-containing protein, translated as MREKKIRGMKRKTNTVIKQIEEHTKTFPSTFYNDEYWNMLLPVSQAFIDSRKTPRKVKRLCIQTLLNQANHLINMKPSDTHTYRVVVLISINNLWDSQIIIFKNEDYFHNFFNRDSEFQKWILLSNEIDFWETWEISVYHSFKTLHFQEIIYDADECYEKEITFIGELD; from the coding sequence ATGCGTGAAAAGAAAATACGTGGTATGAAACGAAAAACAAACACTGTGATAAAGCAAATTGAGGAACATACAAAAACGTTCCCTTCTACTTTCTATAACGATGAATATTGGAATATGCTATTGCCAGTTTCGCAAGCTTTTATTGACTCTCGTAAAACACCTAGAAAAGTAAAACGGTTATGTATTCAAACCTTATTAAATCAAGCAAATCATTTAATAAATATGAAACCGAGCGATACACATACATATCGAGTTGTTGTTTTGATTTCTATAAATAATTTGTGGGATTCGCAAATCATTATATTTAAAAATGAGGACTACTTTCATAATTTCTTTAATAGAGATAGTGAATTTCAAAAATGGATTCTTCTTTCAAATGAAATTGATTTTTGGGAGACATGGGAAATTTCAGTTTATCATTCCTTCAAAACGCTTCACTTTCAAGAAATTATTTATGATGCAGATGAATGCTATGAAAAAGAGATTACGTTTATCGGGGAGTTAGATTAA
- a CDS encoding glycerophosphodiester phosphodiesterase: MRKIISVLVIFFMTGSIFAGGAVHAKAEGKHEWNTNKFLNIAHRGASGHAPEHTFASYDLVKKMKADYLELDIQLTKDGQLIAMHDTAVDRTTNGTGEVRDKTLSEIKSLDAGTWFNKAYPEKAKQEYVGQKVPTLEEIFQKYGRSMKYYIETKSPDVYPGMEEKLLALLNKYNLVGPNMSSSRVMIQSFSKDSLKKIHSMNENIPLVQLLWYYPNENNEIVEWSGITHEPKSVTNDDFQEIKKYAAGIGPNLRNDNGELIIDESYMKMARKNGLLIHPYTINEKPDMRMLIKWGATGMFTNYPDRLHSVLKEK; the protein is encoded by the coding sequence ATGAGAAAGATTATTAGCGTTTTAGTTATTTTCTTTATGACGGGAAGTATCTTTGCTGGGGGAGCTGTTCATGCGAAAGCAGAAGGGAAGCATGAATGGAATACGAATAAGTTTTTAAATATTGCACATCGCGGAGCAAGTGGACATGCACCTGAGCATACTTTTGCTTCTTATGATTTAGTGAAAAAAATGAAAGCGGATTATTTAGAGTTAGATATTCAATTAACAAAGGATGGCCAATTAATTGCAATGCATGATACAGCAGTTGATCGCACTACAAATGGAACAGGCGAAGTACGTGATAAAACGTTAAGCGAAATAAAGAGTTTAGATGCAGGAACGTGGTTTAATAAAGCGTATCCAGAAAAGGCTAAGCAAGAGTATGTTGGGCAAAAAGTTCCGACTCTTGAAGAAATCTTCCAAAAGTATGGAAGAAGCATGAAGTATTACATTGAAACAAAATCACCAGATGTGTATCCAGGAATGGAAGAGAAATTGTTAGCATTGTTAAATAAATATAATTTAGTAGGTCCAAACATGTCATCTAGCCGTGTTATGATTCAATCATTTAGTAAAGATAGTTTGAAAAAGATTCATAGTATGAATGAAAATATTCCGTTAGTTCAATTGCTTTGGTATTATCCAAATGAAAACAATGAAATTGTTGAATGGTCTGGCATTACACATGAACCGAAAAGTGTAACGAATGATGATTTTCAAGAAATTAAAAAGTATGCAGCTGGTATTGGACCAAACTTACGTAATGATAACGGAGAACTAATTATTGATGAGTCATATATGAAAATGGCTAGGAAAAATGGACTGTTAATTCACCCTTATACAATTAATGAGAAACCAGATATGAGAATGTTAATCAAATGGGGTGCTACAGGAATGTTTACAAATTATCCGGATCGATTACATAGTGTATTGAAGGAAAAATAA
- a CDS encoding FAD-dependent oxidoreductase, producing the protein MKSNYVPVLIVGGGLSGLASALFLAKHNIEYLLIEKHPSTAIHPKAGGLTLRTMELFRELGLEQKIKLAGKALENCRGRIAVHTIAEANKEELEQMRATQYGNDEELLQKIEKISPSKQTACYQIILEEMMLQEAKTLGGQLSFYHELVSFEQNENGVKATIRNRETEKESVIHCDYVIAADGAKSKIREQLGIKAEGRGTIGGYYMNIYFEADLSEFIQGYAFGFSMVLHPEVLGALIPVDNVKKWIYHVAYDPLKGEGLEDFTIERCKQIIQIAIGSTNIESEILSVLPWEAAESTAVKFQENRIFLVGDSAHIMPPTGGFGSNTGIQDAHNLAWKLAAVIKGKAKPKLLETYHEERHSVAKLTTAYASSLLFRAANREEGSLNNMDGLAVTVGYQYCSEAIIDDSVTPYRMDSIELNGRPGTRAPHLWGTYEGKKVSTLDLFGNSFVLLTGVENSSWAEAAHTVSAKLGINIKGYRVGLSGDFVAPEDIFSKLYGIENGGAVLIRPDGFIGWRSEKTVVNPDIVLEEVMRNLLCDF; encoded by the coding sequence ATGAAATCGAATTATGTACCAGTTTTAATTGTTGGAGGGGGATTATCTGGGTTAGCGTCTGCGTTATTTCTTGCAAAACATAACATTGAGTACTTACTTATTGAAAAGCATCCGTCTACTGCCATTCATCCGAAAGCAGGCGGCCTTACTTTACGTACAATGGAGTTATTTCGAGAATTAGGTTTGGAACAAAAAATTAAATTGGCAGGTAAAGCATTAGAGAACTGCCGAGGAAGAATAGCAGTTCATACAATAGCTGAGGCGAATAAAGAAGAATTGGAACAAATGAGAGCGACGCAATACGGAAACGATGAAGAATTACTTCAAAAAATAGAAAAGATTAGTCCATCAAAACAAACTGCGTGTTATCAAATTATTTTAGAAGAAATGATGTTACAAGAAGCGAAAACGCTAGGCGGGCAACTATCTTTTTATCATGAATTAGTTTCATTTGAACAAAATGAAAACGGGGTAAAAGCAACGATTCGAAATCGTGAAACAGAAAAAGAAAGTGTCATACATTGTGACTATGTAATTGCAGCGGATGGAGCGAAAAGTAAAATACGTGAGCAGTTAGGGATTAAAGCTGAGGGTCGTGGAACCATTGGTGGCTATTATATGAATATTTATTTTGAAGCTGATTTAAGTGAGTTTATACAAGGATATGCATTCGGTTTTTCGATGGTACTTCATCCGGAGGTTCTTGGTGCACTTATCCCCGTTGATAACGTAAAAAAATGGATTTATCATGTAGCCTACGATCCATTAAAAGGAGAGGGGTTAGAGGACTTCACTATAGAACGTTGTAAACAAATTATTCAAATAGCAATTGGAAGTACAAATATTGAGTCAGAAATATTAAGTGTTTTACCGTGGGAAGCGGCCGAAAGTACAGCGGTGAAATTTCAAGAAAATCGAATCTTTTTAGTTGGAGATTCAGCACATATTATGCCGCCAACAGGAGGGTTTGGTTCAAATACAGGAATACAAGATGCACATAACTTAGCTTGGAAATTAGCGGCTGTTATAAAAGGGAAGGCAAAACCAAAATTGTTAGAAACATATCACGAGGAGAGACACTCTGTTGCAAAATTAACGACAGCTTATGCAAGTAGTTTACTGTTTCGTGCTGCGAATAGAGAGGAAGGTAGTTTGAATAATATGGATGGTTTAGCTGTTACAGTTGGATATCAGTATTGTTCAGAGGCGATTATAGATGATTCAGTAACTCCGTATAGAATGGATAGCATAGAGTTGAACGGAAGACCTGGAACGCGAGCGCCACATTTATGGGGAACGTATGAAGGGAAGAAAGTTTCTACATTAGACTTATTCGGTAACAGTTTTGTATTACTTACAGGAGTAGAAAATAGTTCTTGGGCTGAGGCAGCACATACTGTTTCAGCTAAATTAGGAATAAATATAAAAGGGTATCGTGTTGGTTTAAGTGGAGACTTTGTTGCTCCAGAAGATATTTTTAGCAAATTATATGGTATAGAGAATGGAGGTGCTGTATTAATTAGACCAGATGGCTTTATCGGATGGCGTTCGGAAAAAACGGTAGTAAATCCAGATATAGTATTGGAAGAGGTAATGAGAAATTTATTATGTGATTTTTAA
- a CDS encoding ArsR/SmtB family transcription factor: MIEMNKQEQLNVIKKDFIDSQKVLLAIGDETRQAILLVLMETECQTGLRVGEITKQTHLSRPAVSHHLRILREAGIILMRKEGTKNFYYIDIRTKLSLLKNLVLDIEKLLHNFY; encoded by the coding sequence GTGATTGAAATGAATAAACAAGAACAATTAAATGTTATAAAAAAAGATTTTATTGATTCTCAAAAAGTATTATTGGCAATTGGCGATGAAACACGTCAAGCTATTTTGTTAGTTCTCATGGAAACGGAATGTCAAACCGGATTACGTGTAGGAGAAATCACGAAACAAACACACCTTTCTCGACCAGCGGTATCGCATCACCTTCGGATTTTACGAGAAGCTGGTATTATTTTAATGCGAAAAGAAGGTACAAAAAACTTTTATTATATTGATATACGTACAAAATTAAGTTTATTAAAAAACCTTGTATTAGATATCGAAAAGCTATTACACAACTTTTATTGA
- a CDS encoding NADP-dependent oxidoreductase, with product MKAMIIDKYGKVPMRMAEVPTPEINEHEVLAEIHAASINPIDFKIRDGKVKMLLKYEMPLILGNDFSGVIVKVGSQVTRFKVGDAIYARPRKNKIGTFAEYIAIHEDDIALKPKNLSFEEAASIPLVGLTSYQALHDIMHLQKGQKILIHAGSGGVGTFAIQLAKIMGATVTTTASEAGSDLVKSLGADQIINYKTEKFEEILKNYDAVFDTIGGTTLEKSFDIIKSGGNIVSVSGMPNARFGKEFGSGFFKTLLFSLASKKLTALEKKHNAQYSFLFMKPSGDQLRTIANYIEARKIKPVIDRVFPFEDAQKAMKYSESGRAKGKIIVKIK from the coding sequence ATGAAAGCAATGATAATTGATAAATACGGGAAAGTTCCAATGCGTATGGCAGAGGTACCTACTCCTGAAATAAATGAGCATGAAGTGCTCGCAGAAATTCATGCAGCTAGTATTAACCCAATTGACTTTAAAATACGTGATGGAAAAGTAAAGATGTTACTTAAATATGAAATGCCCCTAATCCTTGGTAATGACTTTTCCGGTGTCATCGTGAAGGTTGGATCGCAAGTAACTCGATTTAAAGTCGGCGATGCAATATATGCACGTCCAAGAAAAAATAAGATCGGTACTTTCGCGGAATATATAGCCATTCATGAGGATGATATAGCTTTAAAACCAAAAAATTTAAGTTTTGAGGAAGCGGCGTCGATTCCACTCGTTGGCTTAACATCCTATCAAGCACTACATGATATTATGCATTTACAAAAAGGACAAAAAATATTAATTCACGCTGGGTCTGGTGGTGTTGGTACTTTCGCAATTCAGTTAGCAAAAATAATGGGCGCTACCGTTACAACAACTGCTAGTGAAGCTGGTTCCGATTTAGTAAAGTCTCTTGGCGCAGATCAAATTATTAATTACAAAACAGAAAAATTTGAAGAAATACTCAAAAATTATGATGCAGTATTTGATACAATCGGCGGAACAACACTTGAAAAATCATTCGATATTATAAAAAGCGGCGGCAACATCGTTTCCGTTTCAGGTATGCCGAATGCTCGCTTCGGTAAAGAATTTGGTTCAGGATTCTTTAAAACTCTCTTATTTTCATTAGCCAGCAAAAAACTTACTGCACTTGAAAAAAAGCATAATGCTCAATATTCATTTTTATTTATGAAGCCAAGCGGGGATCAATTACGTACTATTGCAAACTATATTGAAGCCAGAAAAATCAAACCGGTAATCGATCGAGTTTTCCCTTTTGAAGATGCGCAAAAAGCAATGAAATATTCAGAGTCTGGAAGAGCAAAAGGAAAAATAATTGTAAAAATTAAATAA